One window from the genome of Malus domestica chromosome 01, GDT2T_hap1 encodes:
- the LOC114824722 gene encoding putative receptor-like protein kinase At3g47110: protein MGFLGIIIIIWSILMQLCLLMVTSSSLHLGGNETDRQSLLAFKAEIVNDPLGILSSWNESLHFCQWQGIACSRRHQRVTVLNLQSSRLNGQLSPHIGNLSFLRTLNLQNNSFNNTIPQEIGRLFRLQQLRLENNSFSGDIPFNISRCSNLQILRIVGNHLRGKLPIEIGYLSQLQVLHLRNNNLSGEIPLSFGNLSSLQVLSVQDNNLHGGIPHSLGQLKRLKILAVGSNNLNGTIPPSIYNLSSIRTISVLLNELHGTLPPGLGHTIFPNLQEFYFWSNQFSGQIPTSISNASHLSFFFIESNKFTGKVPSLARLSNLYKLTLANNSLGNDEEGDLGFIYSLVNCTKLTKFDVSDNNFGGVLPESISNLSTELNLLVFDRNQIRGRIPIGIGNLINLEVVGSQGNLLTGTIPSSIGKLKRLDGLYLNFNKLSGTIPSSLGNLTLMTRLILKSNKFEGNIPQSLGECRSILNLDLSQNNLRGQIPKEVIGLASLSQILDLSSNKLTGSIPMEVSNLMHVVDLDVSDNRLSGEIPQSLGSCTSLATLYLSGNSLQGTIPESLSSLRGIENFDLSRNNLSGRIPNYLESFRFLVNLNLSFNEFEGALPMKGVFENTSALSVTGNSRICGGIPSLRLPKCVSKQGLSSKLKIIISVACGVVGLSLSILFMILYRSRKARGVKSTSGSSPGVSLLKLSYSDLLKATDGFSAANLIGAGSFGTPHKGILDQYEGRTVGVKVLNLQSARASKSFTAECEALRTIRHRNLVKLLTACSSIDFQGNDFKALVYDFMVNGSLEEWLHNSAQRGDNPTNLQKNLDLIQRVNIAIDIACALDYLHNRSHLPIVHCDLKPSNILLDGDMTACVGDFGLARFLPEASCSFPVHESSSNAIKDSIGYTAPEYGMGSKVSTYGDLYSYGILLLEMITSKRPTDDMFKDGMDLHNFVTMALPERVEEICDPLLVQIEESTSSTNPRSNRGNQVPNDQRQRVVECLTSIARIGVACSAAMPRDRKDMSNVVAELCLTRDVLTGTRRPRKHL, encoded by the exons ATGGGATTCTTGGGTATCATTATTATCATCTGGTCAATTCTCATGCAATTGTGTCTCCTGATGGTTACTTCATCCTCCTTACATCTAGGAGGGAATGAGACGGATAGACAGTCCTTACTTGCATTTAAAGCTGAAATCGTGAACGATCCACTGGGCATTCTTAGCTCCTGGAATGAATCCCTCCACTTCTGTCAGTGGCAAGGCATTGCTTGTAGCCGTAGGCACCAGAGAGTCACCGTGCTGAACCTCCAATCAAGCCGGCTGAATGGTCAGCTATCTCCCCACATTGGAAACTTGAGCTTTCTCAGAACTTTAAACCTCCAAAACAACAGCTTCAACAACACCATCCCTCAAGAAATTGGTCGTTTGTTCCGTCTGCAACAACTACGCCTTGAAAACAACTCCTTCAGCGGTGATATTCCATTCAACATATCACGTTGCTCTAACCTCCAAATACTTCGCATAGTTGGAAACCATCTTAGGGGCAAACTTCCAATTGAAATTGGCTACTTGTCCCAGCTTCAGGTACTTCATTTAAGAAACAACAATTTAAGCGGGGAAATCCCACTTTCTTTTGGAAATCTTTCTTCTCTCCAGGTGTTGTCTGTGCAAGACAATAATCTACATGGAGGTATTCCGCATAGTCTTGGCCAGttgaaaagattaaaaattctTGCAGTGGGTTCCAATAATTTGAATGGTACCATCCCTCCCTCCATATACAACCTTTCATCAATTAGAACCATTTCTGTGCTTCTAAACGAACTGCATGGCACTCTTCCTCCTGGGTTGGGCCACACTATATTTCCAAACCTCCAAGAATTTTATTTCTGGTCCAACCAATTCAGTGGACAGATACCAACTTCAATCTCCAATGCCTCAcacctttcatttttttttatcgaaTCCAATAAGTTTACAGGAAAAGTGCCTAGTTTGGCACGCCTGTCAAATTTGTATAAGTTAACACTTGCCAATAACAGTCTTGGAAATGACGAGGAAGGTGACTTGGGTTTCATCTATTCTCTAGTTAATTGCACCAAATTAACGAAGTTTGATGTTAGTGACAATAATTTTGGAGGAGTGCTACCTGAATCCATCAGCAATCTCTCAACAGAGCTCAACCTACTAGTATTTGATCGTAACCAGATACGCGGAAGAATTCCCATTGGGATCGGAAATCTAATCAACTTAGAGGTAGTAGGCTCTCAGGGAAACCTATTAACAGGCACAATACCAAGTTCTATTGGTAAACTGAAAAGGTTGGATGGTCTATATCTGAACTTCAATAAACTATCAGGTACCATCCCATCTTCTCTTGGAAATCTAACTTTAATGACCAGGTTGATTCTCAAGTCGAACAAGTTTGAAGGCAACATACCGCAAAGTCTCGGAGAATGCAGGAGTATTCTAAATTTAGATCTTTCCCAAAATAATCTTCGTGGTCAAATTCCTAAAGAAGTTATTGGTTTAGCATCCTTGTCACAAATTTTGGATCTATCCAGCAACAAGCTTACTGGATCCATACCAATGGAGGTAAGCAACTTGATGCATGTAGTTGACTTGGATGTTTCTGACAATAGGTTATCTGGTGAGATTCCACAAAGTTTAGGGAGTTGTACAAGTTTAGCAACTCTGTATTTGAGTGGAAACTCATTGCAGGGGACCATTCCTGAATCCTTGAGCTCTTTGAGAGGGATTGAGAATTTCGACCTCTCTCGCAACAACTTGTCTGGCAGAATTCCCAACTATTTGGAGAGTTTCCGCTTCTTAGTGAATTTGAACCTCTCTTTTAATGAGTTTGAAGGTGCATTACCAATGAAAGGAGTTTTCGAGAACACTAGTGCGCTTTCTGTCACGGGAAACTCAAGGATTTGTGGAGGTATACCTTCTTTAAGATTGCCCAAATGCGTCTCCAAGCAAGGGTTATCTTCTAAGCTGAAAATAATTATCTCAGTTGCTTGTGGGGTTGTTGGATTGAGTTTATCGATTTTGTTTATGATTCTTTACCGATCAAGAAAAGCAAGAGGAGTGAAGTCAACTTCTGGATCATCACCGGGGGTTTCACTTTTGAAATTGTCCTACAGTGATCTCCTTAAAGCAACCGATGGGTTCTCTGCAGCCAATTTGATTGGTGCTGGTAGTTTTGG cacaccccataaGGGAATACTCGATCAGTATGAAGGAAGAACTGTTGGAGTGAAAGTACTCAATCTTCAAAGTGCAAGAGCTTCCAAAAGTTTCACTGCTGAATGTGAAGCTCTGAGAACCATTAGGCACCGAAATCTTGTCAAGCTACTAACTGCCTGTTCAAGCATCGATTTTCAAGGGAATGATTTCAAAGCTTTGGTTTATGACTTCATGGTGAATGGAAGTCTCGAAGAATGGCTGCATAATTCAGCTCAACGGGGCGACAATCCAACCAATCTACAGAAGAATTTGGATCTTATTCAGAGAGTAAACATTGCAATCGACATAGCGTGTGCTCTGGATTATTTGCACAACCGCTCTCACCTGCCAATAGTTCATTGTGATTTAAAACCAAGCAACATTCTTTTGGATGGTGACATGACTGCATGTGTTGGTGATTTTGGTTTGGCAAGGTTCCTCCCAGAGGCTTCTTGTTCATTTCCTGTGCATGAAAGCTCTTCCAATGCAATAAAAGACTCCATAGGCTATACTGCCCCAG AGTATGGAATGGGAAGCAAGGTGTCAACATATGGTGACCTGTATAGCTACGGAATCCTGCTGTTGGAAATGATAACAAGCAAGAGGCCAACAGATGACATGTTTAAAGATGGTATGGACTTGCACAATTTTGTTACGATGGCTCTACCAGAACGTGTGGAAGAAATATGTGATCCATTACTTGTTCAAATAGAAGAAAGCACCAGCAGTACTAATCCCAGAAGTAATAGGGGGAATCAAGTCCCAAATGATCAAAGACAAAGGGTTGTGGAGTGCTTGACTTCCATTGCAAGAATAGGAGTTGCTTGTTCTGCAGCAATGCCGAGAGATCGAAAGGACATGAGCAATGTTGTCGCTGAGTTGTGTCTAACAAGGGATGTGCTGACTGGAACAAGGAGGCCTAGAAAGCATCTGTGA
- the LOC103438083 gene encoding putative receptor-like protein kinase At3g47110: MITLTVLNNGECFPPQSIFVRFIELSLEFLQSFFFFKNFCKVFSCKNSASLVHNLSFISQSAYMGFSSIIISIWPILMQLFLLMVTSSSLHLGGNETDRKSLLAFKVEIVNDPLGILSSWNESLHFCQWQGIACGHRHQRVIVLNLQSSRLNGQLSPHIGNLSFLRTLNLQNNNFNNTIPQEIGRLFRLQQLRLENNSFSGDIPFNMSRCSNLQILRIAENHLMGKIPTEIGSLSKLQVLFLRYNNLSGEIPPSFGNLSSLQVLDVSENNLRGGIPNSLGQLKRLKFLSVGQNYLNGTIPPPIYNLSSITVISVHLNELHGTLPPGLGHTIFPNLQEFYFWSNQFSGPIPNSISNASNLLLFAILSNEFTGKVPSLARLSNLYLLTLANNNLGNDEEGDLDFISSLVNCTKLTQFDFNDNNFGGVLPESISNLSTELNQMVFGRNRIRGRIPIGIGNLINLEVVASEGNLLIGTIPSSIGKLKRLDALDLKENKLSGTIPSSIGNLTSLTKLILKSNKLEGNIPESLGECRNLLLLLLSQNNLRGQIPKQVIGLSSMSQILDLSSNKLTGSIPMEVSNMMHLDFLDVSCNRLSGEIPQSLGSCTGLTTLNLSENSLQGTIPESLSSLRGIENFDLSRNNLSGIIPSYLASFRFLLNLNLSFNDFEGALPMKGVFENTSALSVTGNSRICGGIPSLRLPKCVSKHSKQGLSSRPKIIISAACGVVGLSFAILFVILYRSRKTRPLKSTSGSSLGVSLLKLSYGDLLKATDGFSATNLIGAGSFGSVYKGILDQYEGIIVAVKVLNLQSARASKSFTAECEALRTIRHRNLVKLLTACSSIDFQGNDFKALVYDFMVNGSLEEWLHNSAQRGDNPTNSQKNLVLIQRVNIAIDVACALDYLHNRSHMPIVHCDLKPSNILLDGDMTACVGDFGLARFLPEASCSFPVHESSSNAIKGSIGYTAPEYGMGSKVSTYGDLYSYGILLLEMITSKRPTDDMFKDGMDLHNFVKMALPERVEEICDPLLVQIEESSSSTNPRSNRGNQVPNDQRQRVVECLTSIARIGVACSAAMPRDRRDMSNVVAELCLTRDVLTGTRRPREHL; this comes from the exons ATGATAACACTAACAGTGTTAAATAATGGAGAATGTTTCCCTCCACAAAGTATCTTTGTTAGGTTCATTGAACTAAGCCTAGAATTTTTGCaaagtttcttctttttcaagaatttttgcaaggttttttctTGTAAAAACTCAGCTTCTCTGGTTCACAACTTGAGCTTTATTTCGCAGAGTGCATATATGGGGTTCTCGAGTATTATTATTAGTATCTGGCCAATTCTCATGCAACTGTTTCTTCTGATGGTTACTTCATCCTCCTTACATCTAGGAGGGAATGAGACGGATAGAAAGTCCTTGCTTGCATTTAAAGTTGAAATCGTGAATGATCCACTAGGCATTCTGAGCTCCTGGAATGAATCCCTCCACTTTTGTCAGTGGCAAGGCATTGCTTGTGGCCACAGACACCAGAGAGTCATCGTGCTGAACCTCCAATCAAGCCGGCTGAACGGCCAGCTATCTCCCCACATTGGAAACTTGAGCTTTCTCAGAACTTTAAACCTCCAAAACAACAACTTCAACAACACCATCCCTCAAGAAATTGGTCGTTTGTTCCGTCTACAACAACTACGCCTTGAAAACAACTCCTTCAGTGGTGATATTCCATTCAACATGTCACGTTGCTCTAACCTCCAAATACTTCGGATAGCTGAAAACCATCTTATGGGCAAAATTCCAACTGAAATTGGTTCCTTGTCCAAGCTTCAGGTACTTTTTTTAAGATACAACAATTTAAGCGGGGAAATCCCACCTTCTTTCGGAAATCTTTCTTCTCTCCAGGTGTTAGATGTGTCAGAAAATAATCTGCGTGGAGGTATTCCGAATAGCCTTGGCCAGttgaaaagattaaaatttcTTTCAGTGGGTCAAAATTATTTAAATGGTACCATCCCTCCCCCGATTTACAACCTCTCATCAATTACAGTCATTTCTGTGCATCTAAACGAACTGCATGGAACTCTTCCTCCTGGGTTGGGCCACACTATATTTCCAAACCTCCAAGAATTTTATTTCTGGTCCAACCAATTCAGTGGACCAATACCAAATTCAATCTCCAATGCCTCAAACCTCTTACTTTTTGCAATCTTATCCAATGAGTTTACTGGAAAAGTGCCTAGTCTAGCACGCCTAtcaaatttgtatttgttaacaCTTGCCAATAACAATCTTGGAAATGATGAGGAAGGTGACTTGGATTTCATCTCTTCTCTAGTTAATTGCACCAAATTAACACAGTTTGATTTTAATGACAATAATTTTGGAGGAGTGCTACCTGAATCCATCAGCAATCTCTCAACAGAGCTCAATCAAATGGTATTTGGTCGTAACCGGATACGCGGAAGAATTCCCATTGGGATCGGAAATCTAATCAACTTAGAGGTAGTAGCCTCTGAGGGAAACCTACTGATAGGCACAATACCAAGTTCTATTGGTAAACTAAAAAGGTTGGACGCTCTGGATCTGAAGGAGAATAAACTATCAGGTACCATCCCATCTTCTATTGGAAATCTAACTTCATTGACCAAGTTGATTCTCAAGTCAAACAAGTTAGAAGGCAACATACCGGAAAGTCTCGGAGAATGCAGGAATCTGCTACTTTTACTTCTTTCCCAAAATAATCTTCGCGGTCAAATTCCTAAACAAGTTATTGGTTTATCATCCATGTCACAAATTTTGGATTTATCCAGCAACAAGCTTACTGGATCCATACCAATGGAGGTAAGCAACATGATGCATCTAGATTTCTTGGATGTTTCTTGCAATCGGTTATCTGGTGAGATTCCACAAAGCTTAGGGAGTTGTACAGGTTTGACAACTCTAAATCTCAGTGAAAACTCATTGCAGGGGACCATTCCTGAATCCTTGAGCTCTTTGAGAGGGATTGAGAATTTCGACCTCTCTCGCAACAACTTGTCTGGCATAATTCCCAGCTATTTGGCAAGTTTCCGCTTCTTGCTGAATTTGAACCTCTCATTTAATGATTTTGAAGGTGCATTACCAATGAAAGGAGTTTTCGAGAATACAAGTGCACTTTCTGTCACGGGAAACTCACGAATTTGTGGAGGTATACCTTCTTTAAGATTGCCCAAATGCGTCTCCAAGCATTCTAAGCAAGGCTTATCTTCTAGGCCGAAAATAATTATCTCAGCTGCTTGTGGGGTTGTTGGATTGAGTTTTGCAATTTTGTTTGTGATTCTTTACCGATCAAGAAAAACAAGACCACTGAAGTCAACATCAGGATCATCATTGGGGGTTTCACTTTTGAAGTTGTCCTACGGAGATCTCCTTAAAGCAACTGATGGGTTCTCTGCAACCAATTTGATCGGTGCTGGTAGTTTTGGGTCCGTATATAAGGGAATACTCGATCAGTATGAAGGAATAATTGTTGCAGTGAAAGTACTCAATCTTCAAAGTGCAAGAGCTTCCAAAAGTTTCACTGCTGAATGTGAAGCTCTGAGAACAATTAGGCATCGAAATCTTGTCAAGCTACTGACTGCTTGTTCAAGCATCGATTTTCAAGGGAATGATTTCAAAGCTTTGGTTTATGACTTCATGGTGAATGGAAGTCTCGAAGAATGGCTACATAATTCAGCTCAACGGGGCGACAATCCAACCAATTCGCAGAAAAATCTGGTTCTTATTCAGAGAGTAAACATTGCAATCGACGTAGCGTGTGCTCTGGATTATTTGCACAACCGCTCTCACATGCCAATAGTTCATTGTGATTTAAAGCCAAGCAACATTCTCTTGGATGGTGACATGACTGCATGTGTTGGTGATTTTGGTTTGGCAAGGTTCCTCCCAGAGGCTTCTTGTTCATTTCCTGTGCACGAAAGCTCTTCCAATGCAATAAAAGGCTCCATAGGCTATACTGCCCCAG AGTATGGAATGGGAAGCAAGGTGTCAACATATGGTGACCTGTATAGCTACGGAATCCTGCTGTTGGAGATGATAACAAGCAAGAGGCCAACAGATGACATGTTTAAAGATGGTATGGACTTGCACAATTTTGTTAAGATGGCTCTACCAGAACGTGTCGAAGAAATATGTGATCCACTACTTGTTCAAATAGAAGAAAGCAGCAGCAGTACTAATCCCAGAAGTAATAGGGGGAATCAAGTCCCAAATGATCAAAGACAAAGGGTTGTGGAGTGCTTGACTTCCATTGCAAGAATAGGAGTTGCTTGTTCTGCGGCAATGCCGAGAGATCGAAGGGACATGAGCAATGTTGTCGCTGAGTTGTGTCTAACAAGGGATGTGCTAACTGGAACAAGGAGGCCTAGAGAGCATCTGTGA